Genomic segment of Tissierellales bacterium:
AATTGATGCATGATATCTAAATGATTCGTAGGCTCATCTAACACCAAACACTCCGGCTCTTGAGTGAGTGCTCTAGCTAATATTATCCTCTGCTGTTCTCCGCCCGATAGAGATGCAAATTCCCTATCCTTAAAAGCACTCATTCCAACCACATTTAGAGCCTCGTCAACTATTTTATAATCATTCGCATTATTTCTCTCAAGTGCCCTCTTATAAGGGCTTCTTCCCATGAGAACCATATCCTCCACCACAAAATCAAAACTATGGTAATTGTGCTGTGCAACAACAGACATCTTCTGAGCTGTTTCACTTATTTTCATATGAGCTATATTCTCATCATCTAATTTTACAATACCCATGCTAGGTTTTAGAACTCTGTAAATACACTTTAAAAGCGTAC
This window contains:
- a CDS encoding ABC transporter ATP-binding protein; this translates as MIRTENVHYEYGDVKVLDSINIHIQKKKFVGIVGPNGSGKSTLLKCIYRVLKPSMGIVKLDDENIAHMKISETAQKMSVVAQHNYHSFDFVVEDMVLMGRSPYKRALERNNANDYKIVDEALNVVGMSAFKDREFASLSGGEQQRIILARALTQEPECLVLDEPTNHLDIMHQLHLLNIIKGLDISVVAAIHDLNIAMKYCDEVYVIKDGKIICYGETREVLNEEIIRDVFMVDSRIYDYEDGAHIVFKGPVIEDE